The nucleotide window AATCATCCAAATGAGATCAAAAATAAGCGCTGGCGTATTTAGCGATATGGACTCCCCGACAACTAAATGCAAAATTAAAGGCATAAGTATCGGAGCAAGCAATGTATCGATCAAAATGATGGCGAGTGATAAAGGCAGATTTCCTTTACTGATCGTCACCCAAATGACACTCGTAACCCCTGTAGGTACGGCAACGGAGATGAGGAATCCGATTGTCAGGAGGCGGTCATCGAATATGAGCTCGGCCAGAAAGAACGCCCATAAAGGCATAAGAATATGTAGAAAAGCGATCATAAATAAAATTGTTTTAGGGTACTGTTTAAAAACTTTTATATCGCGGAATTTCAGATTCAAACTGCTGATGAAAGTCATCACTGCAAATAATAACGGGACTAGAAAAAGGAAATGTGTCCCGATTTTTTCGAGCAGAACACCGATGACTAAGCTGAGCGGTGTTAATACCGGCATCCACTTTTGAATAAATTGGTTGAGCGATTGTACCATGCACTGCGCCTCTTTTCATGAATTAGTATACCTTTACCGAATTGTAACATAAGCACAATACACCCGGACTAGATGAAAATCAGCCTTCTATTAAGCAATGGAACCATTTAAATAGATAAGTCAGCCTACATTATGTTATTTTTATGATATGTATTTAAGGAGGTTTTACAGTGTCATTATCTAAAAAGGGCTATCTTGTCTTATTTATCGGGATCCTTTTATTAATCAGTTCCATCTTCTTCACAACTAATTGGAGCATAACAGCATGGCTGATACTATTTATCTTCAGTCTTCTATTCTGTACAGTCGGAATCATTATGTTAATTGTCAATTTAGTTAAACAAATAAAACTGGAAAAGCAGAACAAGTAAACAAATAAAAAATGAGCAACCTCATTGTTGGTTGCTCACCTTTATTTTTCTTCCTTTACGGACAGGATGTTTACGGCGTCTTCGTATTGAATGCGTACGGTTTTTCTGGCACGTACTGACGATCTTGCTTTTACCTGAACTTGCTTTTTTTCGCCATTATGCTCAATTTCCACTAGGAAGCATCTAGCCCCACATTGCATTTTCTTCAGCTCCTTATACTTTCAATTATAACGACAATTATCCTGATAATCTATTTGTACGCTTTCGTCAATACAGCAAAAAAGCCGTATATAATGGACGATACGACCATCATTTACGACCTTTTACTATGTTGAGGGAACGATAATTCCCCCATCATCTTCATCTTCAATTTCTCCCACAATTTCGGACAAGATATCCTCCATCGTCACTAGACCGATTGTGATTCCTTTTTCGTCCGTTACAATTGCCATATGGTTGCGCGATAGCTGCATTTTTAAAAACACATCTTTTATCGCTACCGTTTCTTTATAGCGGGGAATCTCACGAATGTACGTAGTGAAAGGATTCGTACGCCCTGCAGCAATATCTGTCAGCATCTCCTTAGAGTTTATGAAACCGATAAAAGCTGCTGTATTTTTAGTACGCTCAATGACCGGGTAACGTGTAAATTCGTATTCATCAATTACAGCAAGAATTTGCTCTAATGTATAAGTTTTTTCGATTGTAATCATTTCACTGCGCGGAATCATGACTTCCCTTAGCTTCCGCGTATCAAAAGCGAAAATATTTTCCAGATAGGCAAGCTCTGTCTGATTGATCTCACCGCCTTCGTAACTTTGCGTCACAATCAGTCTAAGCTCTTCTTCCGAGTAAACTGTATCGTGGCCGGCAGGTTTGACACCAAAGATTTTTAGCAACCCGCGAGCAGATCCGTTTAATACGGAGATAATCGGTCCGGTAATTTTCCCGAACCAATATAGCGGCGGTGACAAAATTAGTGTCATTTTTTCAGCATATTGGATGGCCAGTGTTTTTGGCATCAACTCGCCAAGCACTACGTGCAAAAAAGTAACAACCGATAACGCAATTACATAAGAAAGGGCTGTCGCAACCGCGGCCGGAATGCTGAAATACT belongs to Solibacillus sp. FSL W7-1436 and includes:
- a CDS encoding hemolysin family protein produces the protein MDSIIIINLILIAVFILLTAFFVGAEFSILKVRMSRIDQLIAEGNKKAVTAKKVTQDLDYYLSACQLGITITALILGALGEPTVEKMLEPVFEYFSIPAAVATALSYVIALSVVTFLHVVLGELMPKTLAIQYAEKMTLILSPPLYWFGKITGPIISVLNGSARGLLKIFGVKPAGHDTVYSEEELRLIVTQSYEGGEINQTELAYLENIFAFDTRKLREVMIPRSEMITIEKTYTLEQILAVIDEYEFTRYPVIERTKNTAAFIGFINSKEMLTDIAAGRTNPFTTYIREIPRYKETVAIKDVFLKMQLSRNHMAIVTDEKGITIGLVTMEDILSEIVGEIEDEDDGGIIVPST
- a CDS encoding bile acid:sodium symporter family protein, with amino-acid sequence MVQSLNQFIQKWMPVLTPLSLVIGVLLEKIGTHFLFLVPLLFAVMTFISSLNLKFRDIKVFKQYPKTILFMIAFLHILMPLWAFFLAELIFDDRLLTIGFLISVAVPTGVTSVIWVTISKGNLPLSLAIILIDTLLAPILMPLILHLVVGESISLNTPALIFDLIWMIVLPSIVGILVNEWTKGKLFEQYGKPMSLISKICLFGIIMINSSAIAPYVKTIDLELVKVIAVVLFLAVSGYVFSLLLGRLFWKSEADQATFVFNGGMRNIAVGVVIATTYFPSKVAMPVVFGMLFQQVLASIFYKIIQKNSATE